A part of Thalassophryne amazonica chromosome 3, fThaAma1.1, whole genome shotgun sequence genomic DNA contains:
- the LOC117507376 gene encoding uncharacterized protein LOC117507376: MSISPTPALVPVRDNLPLKKRDPRLSSTQPQCDTATFKVPYPYKSHSGFRTKQTGPFRPIPKRLLPLHHSWTQMHKSTRSKPHYLSAFSVCPEWTDFNPLNTDCYFSHHYQHHSHFSGTNELQMRLSHHLYRFSPVSLFTEGFSGVGRGYCSGTLKASRDKSLNTERRSNGQSKSLHIERNDIKMEHFARLDKSDSVASLCQPDLLHTSTVKPPFSVRGSDGDTTNKADSSTKDVPAGLRVHLSSEHPSSSNSQFPWLIPHFVAGSLIELRDGRLRRVEHLQTEDFLLGSLAYPNLRLSCCTVQSISPSSSSSSISRLLILLHNQQSQESVDVYVEYPFFVRDQGWSSCSPQRTARLCGLQCRQLSVGDVCLALTPLTDQWPSTAKDSPVQPEGWHLPLQQQHPQVSIGTQLSSHPERPAGGYKEAESVRRRHHSAPALKGSGASLML; this comes from the exons ATGAGCATTTCACCAACCCCGGCTCTAGTACCGGTCAGGGACAACCTCCCACTCAAGAAGAGGGACCCAAGGCTCAGCTCCACGCAGCCGCAGTGTGATACTGCAACATTCAAGGTGCCGTACCCATACAAGAGCCACAGTGGATTTCGGACAAAACAAACGGGTCCCTTTCGGCCCATACCTAAACGGCTTCTTCCACTGCACCATTCCTGGACACAGATGCACAAGTCCACCAGATCTAAACCTCACTACCTCTCTGCATTCAGTGTCTGCCCAGAGTGGACGGATTTCAAcccactgaacactgactgttacTTTTCCCACCACTATCAGCATCACAGCCACTTTTCTGGCACCAACGAGCTCCAGATGAGGCTCTCGCACCACCTGTACAGGTTCAGCCCTGTCTCTTTATTCACTGAGGGTTTCAGTGGGGTGGGGAGGGGGTATTGCTCAGGCACACTCAAGGCATCGAGGGACAAGAGCTTAAACACAGAGAGGCGGAGCAATGGACAGAGCAAAAGCCTGCATATAGAGAGAAATGACATTAAAATGGAGCATTTTGCCAGACTTGATAAATCAGACTCTGTAGCATCCCTCTGTCAACCTGATTTACTGCATACATCAACTGTCAAACCACCTTTCTCTGTCAGAGGTTCAGATGGTGATACCACAAACAAGGCTGACAGCTCCACAAAGGATGTCCCAGCAGGACTGCGTGTGCACCTCTCTTCTGAGCATCCCTCCTCCTCAAACAGCCAGTTCCCGTGGCTGATTCCTCACTTTGTAGCGGGCTCGCTGATCGAGCTCAGGGACGGGCGGCTCAGAAGGGTGGAGCACCTGCAGACGGAGGACTTCCTGCTTGGCTCCTTGGCCTATCCAAACCTCCGCCTGAgctgctgcacagtgcagagcaTCAGTCCTTCATCCTCTTCCTCATCGATCTCACGCCTCCTCATCCTGCTTCACAACCAGCAGTC GCAGGAGTCGGTGGATGTGTATGTGGAGTATCCGTTCTTTGTGCGTGATCAGGGTTGGTCCTCCTGCAGTCCACAGAGGACGGCCCGTCTGTGTGGCCTGCAGTGCCGCCAGCTCAGTGTGGGGGACGTCTGCCTGGCTCTTACACCTCTAACTGACCAATGGCCATCAACAGCAAAAGACTCACCTGTGCAGCCAGAGGGATGGCATTTGCCTCTGCAGCAACAACATCCCCAAGTTTCCATAGGCACCCAGCTTTCCTCACATCCTGAAAGGCCTGCAGGAGGTTATAAGGAGGCAGAGTCAGTGCGGAGGAGACACCACTCTGCTCCTGCCCTAAAAGGTTCTGGTGCTTCTCTCATGTTGTGA